A genome region from Methanobacterium aggregans includes the following:
- a CDS encoding class I SAM-dependent methyltransferase, whose product MTNFKLKRSYMKLPQRLKEELSECETVLDLGCGKTSMLHHCEVDFSVGVDLFDPYLEESKKKGTHNKYIKADITKIEFEEDEFDGVILMDVLEHLSTEDGKELLIKAEKWAKMKVVVFTPNGFVYQSDREENPLQVHKSGWKPLQLKKLGFKVRGVEGWKKLYGYNDELEHSSLKFGTLGMVAADITRIITYLFPEYAFGLWAVWENDK is encoded by the coding sequence ATGACCAATTTCAAACTTAAACGTTCATACATGAAATTACCACAACGACTAAAAGAAGAACTTTCCGAATGTGAAACAGTTCTAGATTTAGGATGTGGTAAAACTTCTATGCTTCACCACTGTGAAGTTGATTTCTCTGTTGGTGTTGATCTATTTGATCCATATCTAGAAGAAAGTAAAAAAAAAGGTACCCATAACAAGTACATCAAAGCTGATATTACTAAAATTGAATTTGAGGAAGATGAATTCGATGGAGTTATACTTATGGATGTACTCGAACATTTATCAACAGAAGATGGGAAAGAACTTTTGATAAAGGCAGAAAAATGGGCAAAAATGAAAGTTGTGGTTTTTACACCAAATGGTTTTGTTTATCAAAGTGACAGGGAAGAAAATCCTTTACAAGTCCATAAATCAGGTTGGAAACCTCTTCAATTAAAAAAATTAGGTTTCAAAGTGAGGGGAGTAGAAGGTTGGAAAAAACTTTACGGTTACAATGACGAATTAGAACATTCTTCACTTAAATTTGGTACTTTAGGAATGGTAGCAGCGGATATAACCCGCATAATAACCTATTTATTTCCAGAATATGCATTTGGATTATGGGCAGTATGGGAAAATGATAAATAA